A segment of the Echinicola strongylocentroti genome:
AAAGCATATCTTCCTGGGACAGGGAAGTCACCTTAAATGGAATATTGTCGCTTAACTGTGTCCATTTTGACCCTGAAACCACGACTTCAACCAATTCCACATCCGATGGTTCCAACCGGACAATAAAGTTAATGGATCGAAGTTGGTCGATGCTCAGTTTTTGCGGGCTGAACCCGGTAGCCCTGACAATGATGTATTGGGATTTGGACGAAAAGGGCAATTGGGCCCTGCCAAAGGTATTGGTTAAACCCTCCTTGAAAGTTGCTGAAGATATTATCAAGGCATTCTCAATGGGGTTGCCTGTTGATACGTTCAAGACTTCCAACGTTTGACAAAATCCGAAACGCACGGCAACTATAAGAAGGGCTAAAATGAATATTCTTTTTGACATGAGGTGTTTTTTAATAGGATGAATAAATACCTCCCATTGCTGGGTCAAAAAGAAAGAAGTTGGAAAGTTGGTGTTAGGTAGGCTTTCTTACTGGAAGTATGGGTTTACAGGATGTCATAGCGAAGAAATGCAATTAGTCCAAGATATGGAAAATAAAAATGTAATAAAATAGGTGATCACTTACAGTGGAGGTTTTGTTCTTTCAATGGTTCTTGGCAGGTTTGGATGGAATTATGTTTTGCCTTCCAATAAGCACTGTAATGAATAAATTAAAATTCTTGTTAAAAACCGAGGGTAGGAAGTGATTCAGGGAACCTATAGATGAAAGAAAGAATGTTGATTTGGTTTAAGTAGGTTAAAAAAGAGTGCTCTTAAAGAGATGAAAGGAGGATGTCTTAAGCAAATTCCTTTATCAAGGTTGGGCGCTCTTTTTTATAGTTTCACGCTCATTATATATGGCTTTGATAGCCTAAAGACATTCAAAAAAAGTAAATCCGCCAAAAGATTACTCCCCGCATTGGATGATGAGTATAGAGCTAAAATCCTTAAATGCTAATAGCGATTTCCGTGGTAAGTTGTATTTTATTAGGGAAGAGATAGAAAATTGGATAACGTCAAAACAGAAATCAAGCAGAATAGAAGGGGTGTTTTTAATCCTATCCGAAACTATAAGGATCGTGGGTTTAAAAAGAAGTAATCAGATACGCTATAAAGCTGGAAATTGCACACCGTGGCATGCCCTCAATATGGTCCAAGGTTTTGATTTTAAAAATACTATGAGCTTTGCGTTGCTAAAAATTAGATAACATGAAGCCCATTAACTTTTAAGTCAATTGGTGTCAATCTTTATATTTAAACAAATGTAATTCATTAATTTACCATTAAATCAATTACAAAAACGATAAAACATGAAGTTCGCAATTGTTGATGGTAAGAAAATGGAGGCCAATAAAGGTTTAAAGGGTATTTGTCCATGTTGTAAATCGGAAGTCTTTGCCAAATGTGGCGAAGTAAAAATTAATCATTGGGCACATAAACGTAATTGTGACATCTGGTGGGAAAATGAAACGGAATGGCATAGACAATGGAAAAATCATTTTCCGGAAGATTGGCAAGAAATTATACAGTTTGACCGAAACGGTGAAAAGCACATCGCCGATGTAAAAACAGAAAAAGGTTGGGTACTGGAAATTCAGCATTCATATATCACAGCTGAAGAACGGAATTCAAGAACCCATTTTTATTCTAAATTAGTTTGGGTAATTGATGGCTTAAGAAGAAAAACTGATAGAATACAATTCCAGAGAATTTTGGAAGAAAGTTCTAGAGCCCCAGTTGGCAACGTTAATATCCGGAAGATAAACTTTCCAGAAGAATCTCGACTTCTAAAAGAATGGCTTAATTGTAGGGTACCAGTATTCTTTGATTTTGATAAATCGGGATTATGGTTTTTACTTCCTCTACATATTAAAGATGAAGCCTACTTGATAGATTTTTCTCGGGAAGAATTTATCAAAGTTCATAATAAAGAGGGATTTGACGAATTGATGAATGAAATCATTCCAAATATCCGAAATATGATAGTTGAGTATAAGAGGAAAATTTCTAATCGGTCTGTCAATGACCTGCTTAATCCTAGAAGAACAAATACTAAAAGACGTCGATTTTAAATCTCTAATAAAAGCACTGGAAACCAAATAATGGGCTGATCCTGAATGTATAATCGGGTGATGTTGCCATCGATCGGGCTATCCCGACCACAGCAAAATATCCGCCGAAAATACCTGACTTTTTGACCTCAACCCTTCCAAAATACAAATGAGAAAAATGGCTTTCCCATAATCACCTCATCCGCAGCACTTGTTCGTTCAACACTGCATCCATGTTCGGCCGTTCCGGCCACACAAATGCTTAGTTATTGTAGCTAGTTTTTTATTAGACATCTTGACTATATTTTTTTGTCGTAAATTTTGGTTAACCGAATATACAGGTTTATCAGCTTAGGTTGAAGTTTTGAATTAAGAAAAATGTCAACGTTTTTGTCACTTCCATGATTTGTGATTATTTGTTTTAGTCGAGCATTAATATTGTGTAGGTCTTCGTCTTTTCTAATTCTTTTTATTTTCAAATTTTCTTGAATATGTTCGTAACCATTCTGAAAAATATGGCAAACACCGTGTCTTCTATATTCTATGTAATCTTTTTCCTCTTTTGATAATTCATGTTTAATTTCATTTAGTCCGTCTATAAGTGAGTTATACCATTCTCGCTTATTTTCATTGTATCCTTTTTCTAGACTTTGCAAAACTTTAACGGCAAAGACTAATCCTTCTGTAAGTACTTCATAAAGTTTTATGTAAAACATTTCTTGATATATGAAGTCCCAATTTTTTGTAAGTTCATTATTAAGATAAAAAAGAGACTTTAACCACTGCTCAAACTGCGCTTGCTGGACAAAGGTTTTGATTTTGAAATCTCTTAGAAATTCATCTTTAGGAAATCTATCCATTTTGGTTTAGATTGGTGAAATTGCCTACAACGCTTGTATAAACGTAACTCCATTAATTTTTATACCCACATACAAGCGGATAATTTTTAAAATTAAGCCTTCCCCACTTTCCAAAATATCCCCAAACAAGGTGTTTTCAGTAAAGGGATGCTGCGAAATCAATGGTTTATTTATCCCCCAACGGGTTGTCTGGGCAAATAAAGACTTTGGAAACGCCGCGGCCATGGCTAGGTGAGTGTGTGGTTGCATATTGAGTAGTAGTGTTATTTGTCAAAAAGCGGCTATCGCCAAATCAAATATAGAAATTTTTAACATTTTCAAAAATACAAGAAGGCTTTGAGTACTAATTACCCCTAAGAATTACTACAAAATTTGAGATCTATTAAATTTAATTAGGATCAATTCTTTACTACAAAAAACTAGGGAAACCGAATTTTACCAGAGACAGAGAAGAGACAGAAAATTGGATAAATTCAAAATAGAAATCAAGCAGAATAGAAGAGGTGTTTTTAATCTTATCCGAAACTATAAAAACCGCGATTTTAAAAAAGAAGTAGCGAAATCTTATATTATTATACCGCCCTAACTATCAATCGATTACTACATTGTTTTACTTATCAAATCCTTGACTTTCAGCTATCCGAAATCAGGTGCAGTTTTTTGCAAATATTTTGCAAATAAAAAAGCCACTTACAATTTTTAATCGTAAGTGGCTGATTTTCAGTGGGCCCACCTGGGCTCATATTATGAATACTTTTAAAGGTTTTTAAACTGTTTTTTGGATAATTGTTTTAGTTTGGTTTAAATTTGGTTTCAAAGTATTTAAAACTATTCGTTTTTTTAGTCGCTTAAATATTCGCTATGAAACCAGTAAGTGTAGGTTTTAACCTCGATAAAGCAAGTAACATTCAAAGTGGTCTTCGTGCCAGATTCTCCTATAAAGGTAAGCAATTCCTTTACAGCACCGGTATAATTGTACTGTCCGAAAATTGGGAGAAGTCTAAGCAAAGGATGAACCCTAAAAAGGAATTTGGCTGGGAGGTCAATGACCAGTTGGATGAAATTTCGAAGGTCATTAAAAAGGTAGTGATAAGTCTATATATCCATAAATCGGACGTTATTACCAGTAAGCAAATGAAATTTCTTATCGATGCTGCACGACAGGCAAAACAGGAAGAAGCCAAACCTGTCAGCAGCACCAATAGTGTCAAGGAGTTTTTTGAAGATTGGATAACAAAAAAATCTAAAGGGAAGGACGGATACTTTAAGCGCAGGTGGAAAACCACCGTAAATAATGCTTTAGAAATCTATCCATTGTTACGGTTTACTGATATTAACGAGGCTTTCTTTTCTGATTACGTGGAGAATCTGGCGGATGTAGAGCAGAATGTTAACAACACGATTAACGGAAAGGTCAAGCGAATGCAGCAACTATGCAGGGAGGCAATGAAATACGGATATACCGTAAATCCACATTTCAATGATTTCCGTTTCCCTGGTGAGAAATTACCACCGGTATACCTAACCTGGAAGGAGGTTGAAAAGATAGAACAGCAGGATCCGGACTTTTATTCTGATGCATTCCTTTTCCGGTGCTATACTGGTGTTAGATTCTCGGATATGAAAAACCTAAATCAATACATGATCCAAAAAAATGGAGGTAAGATGGTCTTAAGGTTTGATATCGTGAAGCAAAGAAAACACCACTTGATATTCCTTCCCAAACAAGCTTACAACCTATGGAAGCGGAATGACTTTAATTGGTCCCGTAATAGAAACCAGACCGAGAACGAGCAAATAAAGATCATCGCCAAGCGTGCCAAACTCAGGAGGCTTGTACAGATCATGAGGCACCGTAACGATAAACTAGAAGTAAAACAGTCCCCTATCTTCGATATCATAAGCACACACATGGCCAGACGTACATTTGCCAGGGAATGGTACGAACGGGGCGGGGATCTTAATAAACTTAGGGAGTATCTAGGACACGCTGAACTTGCAACGACACTGAACTATATAGGAGTAGAAAATGATGAGGTAAATAACGAGGCTAGTAGGTTGTTCGGGTGATATTACTTGATATTGTTCAGGTCTTCAATAAGCTCAATTATTCTATCTGGAAGGGAGTGGTTGTCACTTTCTTTTTTGAGTTGTTTGGCAATTCTTAAAAACTGGTCATTCTCAAGGACAAGGTCCCTGTAATGTTCATTGCTATGTGCAGCATCCCGGACAATGTCCTGTATGTATTTCTTTATATCTGATAATTCATTTTGAAGGTTCTTATATATAGATATATTAGGGTCTGATAATATTCCTGATGATTTTTTTATACCAAACAGATCCTTGAGTTGCTTAAAGTTCTCCCCTTTTGGCTCGCTTTTACCCAGCTCCCATTTTGACACACTTTGTGTGGACACTCCTAGGTATTTCGCCAATTCTGATTGGCTCCATCCTTTATTCTCCCTTGCGTTTTTTATCTGCTCAGGAAGTGATTTATCATAGGTTTTAGTCATTATTTACACTTTTGGTTTAAAAAAGTTGAATATTAGTTGTTTTTTAGTTGTAATACCTGTATGTTTGATACATGCTATAGACGCCATAGCACTCATAAAGGTTTTAATAATTTAAAATTGATATAAAAATGGTTGAAAAACAAGATTCTGAAAAGAGAGTTGCGCAGCAGGTAAGAATTTGGCTTTCCCCTGATGAATACGCCAAGCTTAATGAATTGAAATTCAAGGAAAAAAGGATTCATCAAGAGACAAGAGACTTCGCAAAGGAACTGATATTAGAAGGTATCAGTAAGAGGGATAAAAAATAGACATATTTTTTTGTCCTTATCATCAACTAAAATAACCTAAAATCAACCAAAAATACATCGTTATGGAAACTTTAACATATCTAGGCTATTTCCTAGCAGCCTGTTTCTCAATCCTATTTTTTGTGTTCAAACCAAGGAAAAGTAAAGGATGAGATTTTATTACAGATATCGGTCTGGATTTATGGCCATGGCAGTAAGTATGGCCTTATCCCTTGGTTTTGTGAGTGTGATATCCTCGTACGTTCCAGGAATTAAACTGGAAACACTAAGGAGAAAAGGAAGCCGTAGGGCCAGAAGGTTGTTTGACTTTGAATGGGAGGAGGAAGATGAATAGATTAAGCCTTAGACCCAAATCACAGGAGATCCTTTCTTTACTGGATTACATTGGCCTAAAGGACAATGTGAGGGTTCAGCTTAATAAACTCTCTCCTGATGTAATAGGCGAAATAGCTGGATACTTCAAATTGAAGGTATACACGCCTGAGGACCACCCAATGGATTTCTATTTCTGCAAAGGATATTTTGATCCTAGTGGTAGGGTTATTCCCACGAAGCGAAATTCAACTGGTAGTTTCTCCCTTAGCTCTGTAAGCAACCTGCCACAAGAAATATTCCTATGAAATGGAGTGGTACCGATAAGGTAATTATGAGAGTATACTACCCAATAAAAGGTATCGGATGGATGGTTAAGGTACTTGGTAGGAGTGAAAGCACTATCAGGAACCGAGCGACTAAAATGGGGCTTCAAAAGACCAACGAGTTTAAGAGAAACATTTACAGAGAGGTTTATGAAAACAGGAAACGTACTGGTAATAGAATACGACCAGCTTCCTTTGCTCGCAAGAGAACTTGCGGGGATGATCAGGAACGAAATTGAACGGGAAGACAATGATATTTATCTAACTGCCCGCCAGCTATCGGAACGTATACCAGCCATGAGCGAGGACAAGATTAAGCGCCAGATCAGGGCAAAAAAATACGGTAAGAAAATGAGTGACAACGGGGTACTTGTTGCCCGACCAAGTGAAGTTTTGAAATATAACAAACTCAATTGAAATGGACGCAATAGACAGAATAAAACATGAGCTTAGCGTGGAGGTGAAACAGGCTTTCCACCATATCAATTATGGCACTGAAAGGCTTGTCGAATTGGACATGATTGCCCAGAAGGCAGGAATGCAAGTGAACTGGCAAGACCAGTGCTTAAAGGAAATCCAGCCAGAGGACAGTGTTATCCTTAAGGTTGATTTTAACAGGCAGAAAGCATGAGATCCCAATCAAAGACCCTACGTGATGAATTCCTTATCGTATGGGGTGTTGTAGGAGGTTTAAGCAGCGTAACCACTGCCATCATTATCAAGTTAGCTACTTCCTATATCAAGGAGATTATTTTAACTATATCCTCAATATTATGACATCAGAAACAAGATCGGTCCTTACCGAAAAAGCGGTAAAGGAGATTATTCCTAACAGGTTGAAATGGTATAAGCAGTTAAGTCTAAAACCAGAGATGAAAAGAAAAATAATCTTGGTTTCAAAGAAATACGGACTTAATCCTGAAACCTTAACCAAAATAGTACATGGCTGAAATGACACTTATTACAGTAAAAGACAGGGTAGCCCAGAGGAACGGATTTAGAGACTGGTCCCATTTCCTTTTCAATAAGCCTAC
Coding sequences within it:
- a CDS encoding competence protein CoiA; the encoded protein is MKFAIVDGKKMEANKGLKGICPCCKSEVFAKCGEVKINHWAHKRNCDIWWENETEWHRQWKNHFPEDWQEIIQFDRNGEKHIADVKTEKGWVLEIQHSYITAEERNSRTHFYSKLVWVIDGLRRKTDRIQFQRILEESSRAPVGNVNIRKINFPEESRLLKEWLNCRVPVFFDFDKSGLWFLLPLHIKDEAYLIDFSREEFIKVHNKEGFDELMNEIIPNIRNMIVEYKRKISNRSVNDLLNPRRTNTKRRRF
- a CDS encoding tyrosine-type recombinase/integrase, translated to MKPVSVGFNLDKASNIQSGLRARFSYKGKQFLYSTGIIVLSENWEKSKQRMNPKKEFGWEVNDQLDEISKVIKKVVISLYIHKSDVITSKQMKFLIDAARQAKQEEAKPVSSTNSVKEFFEDWITKKSKGKDGYFKRRWKTTVNNALEIYPLLRFTDINEAFFSDYVENLADVEQNVNNTINGKVKRMQQLCREAMKYGYTVNPHFNDFRFPGEKLPPVYLTWKEVEKIEQQDPDFYSDAFLFRCYTGVRFSDMKNLNQYMIQKNGGKMVLRFDIVKQRKHHLIFLPKQAYNLWKRNDFNWSRNRNQTENEQIKIIAKRAKLRRLVQIMRHRNDKLEVKQSPIFDIISTHMARRTFAREWYERGGDLNKLREYLGHAELATTLNYIGVENDEVNNEASRLFG
- a CDS encoding helix-turn-helix domain-containing protein; its protein translation is MTKTYDKSLPEQIKNARENKGWSQSELAKYLGVSTQSVSKWELGKSEPKGENFKQLKDLFGIKKSSGILSDPNISIYKNLQNELSDIKKYIQDIVRDAAHSNEHYRDLVLENDQFLRIAKQLKKESDNHSLPDRIIELIEDLNNIK